A window of the Kosakonia radicincitans DSM 16656 genome harbors these coding sequences:
- the dnaA gene encoding chromosomal replication initiator protein DnaA, producing MSLSLWQQCLARLQDELPATEFSMWIRPLQAELSDNTLALYAPNRFVLDWVRDKYLNNINGLLNEFCGPDAPQLRFEVGSRPVSQSLKEPATIAAPAQAAQVVVQRAAPAARPGWDNVPAPAEPTYRSNVNVKHTFDNFVEGKSNQLARAAARQVADNPGGAYNPLFLYGGTGLGKTHLLHAVGNGIVARKPNAKVVYMHSERFVQDMVKALQNNAIEEFKRYYRSVDALLIDDIQFFANKERSQEEFFHTFNALLEGNQQIILTSDRYPKEINGVEDRLKSRFGWGLTVAIEPPELETRVAILMKKADENDIRLPGEVAFFIAKRLRSNVRELEGALNRVIANANFTGRAITIDFVREALRDLLALQEKLVTIDNIQKTVAEYYKIKVADLLSKRRSRSVARPRQMAMALAKELTNHSLPEIGDAFGGRDHTTVLHACRKIEQLREESHDIKEDFSNLIRTLSS from the coding sequence GTGTCACTTTCGCTTTGGCAGCAGTGTCTTGCCCGATTGCAGGATGAGTTACCAGCCACAGAATTTAGTATGTGGATACGCCCGTTGCAGGCGGAACTGAGCGATAACACGCTGGCACTGTACGCGCCAAACCGTTTTGTGCTCGATTGGGTAAGAGACAAATATCTTAATAATATCAATGGACTGCTGAATGAGTTCTGCGGCCCGGATGCCCCGCAGCTGCGTTTTGAGGTGGGTTCCCGCCCGGTCAGCCAGTCGCTGAAAGAACCTGCGACAATCGCTGCGCCCGCACAAGCGGCGCAGGTCGTCGTTCAGCGTGCAGCGCCGGCAGCGCGTCCTGGCTGGGACAATGTTCCTGCGCCGGCAGAGCCGACCTATCGTTCCAATGTTAATGTGAAACATACCTTTGATAACTTTGTTGAAGGTAAATCCAACCAGCTGGCTCGCGCGGCGGCTCGCCAGGTTGCGGATAACCCCGGTGGTGCCTATAACCCGCTGTTTTTATATGGCGGTACAGGTCTGGGTAAAACGCACTTGCTGCATGCGGTGGGTAACGGCATTGTGGCGCGAAAGCCGAATGCCAAAGTGGTGTATATGCACTCCGAGCGCTTTGTCCAGGATATGGTAAAAGCCCTGCAAAACAATGCGATCGAAGAGTTTAAACGCTACTACCGCTCCGTTGATGCCCTGCTGATTGACGATATTCAATTCTTTGCCAATAAAGAACGATCCCAGGAAGAGTTTTTCCACACCTTTAACGCGTTGCTGGAAGGCAATCAGCAGATCATTCTTACATCGGATCGCTATCCGAAAGAGATCAATGGCGTTGAGGATCGTTTAAAATCTCGCTTTGGCTGGGGCTTAACGGTAGCGATCGAGCCGCCGGAACTGGAAACCCGCGTTGCGATCCTGATGAAAAAAGCAGATGAAAACGATATTCGTCTGCCGGGCGAAGTGGCCTTCTTTATTGCCAAGCGCCTGCGCTCGAACGTGCGTGAGCTGGAAGGGGCGCTGAACCGCGTGATTGCCAATGCTAACTTCACCGGTCGTGCGATCACTATCGATTTTGTCCGTGAAGCGTTGCGCGATCTGCTGGCGCTACAGGAAAAACTGGTCACCATTGATAATATTCAAAAGACAGTGGCCGAGTACTACAAGATCAAGGTTGCGGATCTTCTCTCCAAGCGTCGATCCCGTTCGGTAGCCCGTCCGCGCCAGATGGCGATGGCGCTGGCAAAGGAGCTGACTAACCATAGCCTGCCGGAAATCGGTGATGCTTTTGGTGGTCGCGACCATACTACCGTGCTGCATGCCTGCCGTAAGATTGAGCAGTTGCGTGAAGAAAGCCATGATATCAAAGAAGATTTTTCCAATTTAATCAGAACATTATCTTCGTGA
- the dnaN gene encoding DNA polymerase III subunit beta — MKFTVEREHLLKPLQQVSGPLGGRPTLPILGNLLLQVTEGALSLTGTDLEMEMVARVALVQPHEQGATTVPARKFFDICRGLPEGAEIAVQLEGERMLIRSGRSRFSLSTLPAADFPNLDDWQSEVEFTLPQATMKRLIEATQFSMAHQDVRYYLNGMLFETEGEELRTVATDGHRLAVCSMPIGESLPNHSVIVPRKGVIELMRMLDGGDTPLRVQIGSNNIRAHVGDFIFTSKLVDGRFPDYRRVLPKNPDKTLEAGCDSLKQAFARAAILSNEKFRGVRLYVSENQIKITANNPEQEEAEEFLDVTYAGSEMEIGFNVSYVLDVLNALKCENVRILLTDSVSSVQIEDAASQSAAYVVMPMRL; from the coding sequence ATGAAATTTACCGTTGAACGTGAACATTTATTAAAGCCGCTGCAACAGGTTAGCGGCCCATTGGGCGGTCGCCCGACGTTGCCTATTCTCGGTAATCTGCTGCTTCAGGTTACTGAAGGCGCGCTGTCGCTGACCGGCACCGATCTTGAAATGGAGATGGTGGCGCGCGTTGCGCTGGTTCAGCCGCATGAACAGGGCGCAACCACGGTACCGGCGCGTAAATTCTTCGACATCTGTCGCGGTCTGCCGGAAGGGGCGGAAATCGCCGTGCAGCTGGAAGGCGAGCGTATGCTGATCCGTTCCGGGCGCAGCCGTTTCTCGCTATCCACGCTGCCCGCTGCGGACTTCCCGAATCTGGACGACTGGCAAAGCGAAGTGGAGTTCACGCTGCCGCAGGCCACGATGAAGCGCCTGATCGAAGCGACACAGTTCTCCATGGCGCATCAGGACGTACGTTACTACTTAAACGGCATGCTGTTTGAAACCGAAGGCGAAGAGCTGCGTACCGTGGCCACTGACGGCCACCGTCTGGCGGTCTGTTCGATGCCAATTGGCGAATCATTGCCGAACCATTCGGTGATCGTGCCGCGTAAAGGCGTGATTGAGTTGATGCGTATGCTTGATGGTGGCGATACGCCGCTGCGCGTGCAGATTGGCAGCAACAATATTCGTGCGCACGTCGGTGATTTCATCTTCACTTCCAAACTGGTTGATGGCCGTTTTCCGGATTATCGTCGCGTTCTGCCGAAGAATCCTGACAAAACGCTGGAAGCTGGCTGCGATTCGCTCAAGCAGGCATTTGCCCGCGCGGCGATCCTCTCCAACGAGAAGTTCCGTGGTGTGCGTCTGTATGTCAGTGAGAACCAGATCAAAATCACCGCCAACAACCCGGAGCAGGAAGAAGCCGAAGAGTTTCTCGACGTCACCTACGCTGGCAGCGAAATGGAAATCGGCTTTAATGTCAGCTATGTGCTGGACGTACTGAATGCGCTGAAGTGCGAGAACGTACGTATTCTGCTGACGGATTCAGTTTCCAGCGTGCAGATTGAAGATGCGGCCAGTCAAAGCGCGGCCTATGTCGTCATGCCAATGCGTTTGTAG
- the recF gene encoding DNA replication/repair protein RecF (All proteins in this family for which functions are known are DNA-binding proteins that assist the filamentation of RecA onto DNA for the initiation of recombination or recombinational repair.) → MSLTRLLIKDFRNIENADLALSPGFNFLVGANGSGKTSVLEAIYTLGHGRAFRSLQIGRVIRHEQESFVLHGRLQGEERETSIGLTKDKLGDSKVRIDGTDGHKVAELALLMPMQLITPEGFTLLNGGPKYRRAFLDWGCFHNESGFFTAWSNLKRLLKQRNAALRQVSHYAQLRPWDKELIPLAEQLSRWRAEYSAAIAEDMADTCRQFLPEFSLTFSFQRGWEKETDYSEVLERNFERDRMLTYTAHGPHKADFRIRADGAPVEDTLSRGQLKLLMCALRLAQGEFLTRESGRRCLYLIDDFASELDDEKRGLLASRLKATQSQVFVSAISAEHVMDMSDKNSKMFTVEKGKITD, encoded by the coding sequence ATGTCGCTAACCCGATTACTGATCAAAGATTTCCGTAATATTGAGAATGCAGATCTCGCATTATCTCCCGGCTTTAATTTCCTCGTCGGCGCCAACGGCAGTGGTAAAACCAGCGTGCTGGAAGCTATTTACACGCTCGGTCATGGCCGGGCGTTTCGCAGTTTGCAAATCGGCCGCGTTATTCGTCATGAGCAGGAATCCTTTGTTTTACATGGGCGATTGCAGGGCGAAGAGCGAGAAACCTCAATTGGTTTGACCAAAGATAAGCTCGGCGACAGCAAGGTGCGCATTGACGGCACCGACGGTCACAAAGTCGCTGAACTGGCTCTGCTGATGCCGATGCAGCTCATCACCCCTGAGGGGTTTACTTTGCTCAACGGCGGCCCCAAATATCGAAGAGCGTTCCTTGACTGGGGTTGTTTTCACAATGAGAGCGGTTTTTTTACCGCCTGGAGCAATCTCAAGCGCCTGCTGAAGCAGCGCAACGCCGCATTGCGCCAGGTGAGCCACTATGCGCAGCTTCGTCCGTGGGATAAAGAGTTGATCCCGCTGGCGGAACAGCTAAGCCGCTGGCGTGCCGAATACAGTGCCGCCATTGCGGAAGATATGGCAGATACCTGCCGCCAGTTTTTACCGGAGTTCTCCCTCACTTTTTCGTTTCAGCGCGGGTGGGAAAAGGAGACCGATTACAGTGAGGTGCTGGAGCGCAATTTTGAGCGCGACCGCATGCTGACTTACACCGCTCACGGTCCGCATAAAGCGGATTTCCGCATCAGGGCGGACGGTGCGCCGGTTGAAGATACGCTGTCTCGCGGGCAGTTAAAACTCCTGATGTGCGCGCTGCGTCTGGCGCAGGGCGAGTTTTTAACGCGTGAAAGCGGACGACGCTGTTTATACCTGATAGATGATTTTGCCTCCGAACTTGATGACGAGAAGCGCGGCCTGTTAGCCAGCCGGTTAAAAGCCACGCAGTCACAGGTTTTTGTCAGCGCGATCAGCGCCGAGCACGTAATGGACATGTCGGACAAAAATTCGAAGATGTTCACCGTGGAAAAGGGTAAAATAACGGATTAA